Part of the Cyprinus carpio isolate SPL01 chromosome A12, ASM1834038v1, whole genome shotgun sequence genome, caataaaagcttgcaaagccttccaaagagcctccagtattactgccccctagaggaagatactgcagttgttttgactgagtttgacattcaaaatattttaataaattcatttaaaatgtatacagttttccatctcaacttcaaagggtgtgtcttgttacctgGGACTAAATGAGCATTTTCATGCAagttttactctcatttgtaattcaggatacatgctattgaactaaattcaaatctgttaataaattaatttaaaatgcatgcagttttctttctcaaatctaaagggtgtgtcttgttactggttcctagtagaacattttgatggtggttttagccacacgagtatgacattcaaagttataaattattttaaaatcaataaagtcttctatttcaacttcaaaaggtgtgtcttgtttctgatttctaaatgaacatttcaattcaggttttACACTCGTATGTAAATCAGtacacatgctattgaattaaattcaaaaattccattccattccattcaatttctttctttttttgatagttgttcatgcgtcccttatttttcctgagcagttaaactgtccaatattcttcataaaaactCTCCAGGTCTCACAAACTCTTTGGATAAATTGTACTAATTGTATATAGGTTTCTTCTGAAGCTTCTGACATAATTCAGTTTATACAGttaattcaattattttgtcttgtggactatatttaaatatctttgatGCAACATATCTTACTCAGGGcagcactaaaaaataaaatgcattttgtgtaatacctcttattttgataaaataattaacattttgcccaCAACTATATCTTCAGAGAACTATAAGAATAAACTTCAGTCAAGTGGAccctttgaacatttttttttgctttgacagTTATATTCTGTATTTACAAGACTTTTTTATTAtgcatgatttttaaatactttctgtaattttttatttattttatatatatatatatatttatttttttttatatatatatatatatatatatatatataataacgatgttcattaaacaaaatcatttcctgtttgaacatattttttgtatatgtcactgaaataacatttgggACTTTCCTCTATATTTTACTCAAAAGTAcagtaacttattttttttaaaaaaaaagctattttaagaGTGCAAGACTACTTTTTATGTGTTGTTGGTGGTAATGCATGGATATaaattttatgctgatttatatgtgtgtgtatgtatgtgtatttatagatctataaattgtaatttatgttGTTCCATACTTATATGCTTCAAAAAAACAATGTACTATATGTCAATAAACTAATATACatttcacatacagtatgcagtggtggccaaaattatttgaacactagtattttcaccagctaaaaatggttttaattcagttatttctatcttttgctgtagtgtgtcagtaggaaatatcagtttacatttccaaacatttattttgccattaattgtaataatccagtgagatttctgTCTGACAGCAggcagtgctccacacagagatctgatcatcatcagtctggattgacatactgtacaaactgagagagaataaatccagaagaactgtgacaaCGAGATACTTCAAGAAACctatttaattcaatagcatgtgtaCTGATTTACATACAAGTGTaaaacctgaattgaaatgttcatttagaaatcagaaacaagacacaccttttgaagttgaaatagaagactttattgattttaaaataatttataactttgaatgtcATACTAGTTCAGAACCACTGCAGcacattcctctagggggcagtaatactggagactcGATGGAAGGCTGCGCAAGCGTTTTTTGAATGTCAATAGCATGACTTCggcatcacttttgacaatgaaaactgctgcaaaatataatttattaaatctgtaacaagacacagcctttgtagctgagatagaaaattttatttatttgaaactaaattatgtattggtttcattttcaatagtatgtgttctattatagttctgtggctaaaaccactatcaaaatgttcttctagaaaccagtaacaagacacaccctttagatttgagaaagaaaactgcatgcattttaaattaatttattaacagatttgaatttagttcaatagcatgtatcctgaataacaaatgagagtaaaacctTCATGGAAATGTTCTTTTAGGCCCAGGTAAGAAGACACACtttttgaagttgaaatagaagactttattgatttgaaattaattgtatacgtttgaatgtcaaactcagtcaaaacaagtgcaatatcttcctctagggggcggtAAACTGCACAATCGGTacatttcaataacttttgttgtgctacagttctgtgaataaaaccaacagctaaatgttcttttatggaCAAATAATAAGACACACCCATTTGAtttgagatttattatttatacatttcacaagtgaagcatttagatgtaataattgtgcttttttctcttcgttttgcactttgcagacagtccctttcctgcacttttacattataaggtctATTAGTTATAATTccttaaggcagattaaaaccaataaaacacaatgtgtgttctcttctacatttgaaaacaattacaacacaGTATGTTTCTTGTCATTGTGCTAAATTGTTAAAGAATTATTGAAGATTTCCGAGGCTgaatctctgacaaaatgtcaaacgtcgaaccaactttatatcggttGAAACGACCACGTTACTGGCAGCAACcagattattacattattattaatataaaaggaTTCTAGATAAACGAACGGTGCAACATAATAGGGTGACTGAATTGTATTTGATAACACAAATTAGCGGTTTGTTCCAGTTAAATTTTGTACACAAACACTGATTCCACGTGTAGAAACAGGCTAACCAGCTTTTTACGATACAGCTAAGTTAACTTACCAACAACTTGACACGCGGTCAAGTTACATTTATAAACTTACCAAGGTCCTTATCGTTGATTACTAAGTGGTTGTCAAGTTCGGTACAAACTTTAGACACCAAGGACAAATATTCGAGGTTTTTGAGCTCGTCTTCAACGATATTTGCCATCTTTTCAGCGATGTTATTGTTTCGTTCACCGGAAGAAAGTGACAACGGTTCCGCTTGTTCCGTAACTTCTAATTCCGGGTTACGTTACAAGCGTCCTCTAGGGCAAATCCAAATCCAAAACCTGTACTgaaatgctaaattattattattattattattattattattattattattattattattttttttttttttttttttttgtgaatacattttaaaactcgcgtactataaactataatattaataatatataattgaaCATATTTTATCTTGCACATATTTAATACACAATACATGGCGATAATACATTCAATTCTAATATAATTTAACTTGAATTACACtaaatataatctttaaaaataaataattatactgtGATATGTTTGGCCAAAAATTCGTCATCACTTTGCCTCATATTGTAAATACAACCTAAAGATTATCGACGATATGTGAGGAAAGAATTCTGGACTCAAAATCTCACTTCAGAGATCAGTTACGTAAAAATGCTAAGAGTagaaggtttgattttttttgtttgactgtttGATATTACATTATATAGGCTAAGAGATCTAGCGCGACATCTAGTGGCGCAGATATGAATGTCAGGTCATTCCACTGACAGTTCCCTGCGTGAATCCGCACAGCGGAGAGGTCGGTGCGGATTTATGATGCTGAGATTGGGTTTCGCGTGGTCTACCTCATCAGCCACCACCAAACACATCGCACAGGCCAGGCTCTCCACCGGATCCCTTCTGCGAAAAAACAGTCCTCGTACTTTATATAACAACTGGTGCTCTGGACTACCAAAAGCCCTCCAGTTTGGCCAAAAGTCAGTGCTTGCCAGTACCAGATTGTTCTGGGACAGCTCCAGGTAGGCACTGGTCATGCCTCCAGGCTGAGTGCTTCATGTCTGCTTGCACAACCGATCATAAAGCGCTGAAGGTTTCGTTAGCACTACAGCTAATACAGAGACCTTGATTAACGTTATATGTTTCAAATAAGTAAGCTGAagcccaaaaatgctgtctaggacAATTATTAATGTTGACTGCATACAAAAATGCTATCTAGATAGGCAGCTTACTACGTTCTGAGACACACACAGCCATTGTTTATATGCAGTAAAACGTATGCTATTGATATTGTAACTGTTCTAAagtttgtttacaaataaaagcTGGCATATCCTTCCTAAAACTGGTTTTCTGGCTAGTGTAAGCTGGTCTTTTCTGGACAACAGCCATCTGAAAAGATCCCATTCTAAACCATTCTCTTGTATTATTTCCCGGCTCCTGTTTACTAAGGTCCCCTAGTGCGCAGAGGCACTCAGAGCATTtcaatattgatttcattttccacagATATGTTCTGTGATTGCTTTAGGTCTTCTGGAGTGATTTTCTTCAGCATGGCATCAGGAAGTAATGGACCGGACAGATCAAAGACCCCAAAACACACCAATCGCCTGAGTAAAGAGAAGTCTTCCTATTTATTACAGCATGCGCATAACCCTGTGGACTGGTGAGATCTTTCGGCTTACTGTAAAATACAAAGtcaatttagattattattattagttttttgaaATTGTCAACAAAAAGCACCCTGTGAGTTCTTTATATACTACTATAAGTCTTACTATTCTTAATGAAACATCCCTGTATTTTCCCTGTATTACTGTATGGAAATCAAATAACACTTCTAttagattttaatgcatttaactttagttaatttaatattgccattaaatatttatttttctggtgTTTTCTTCCTTAACAGGTATCCATGGGGGCAAGAAGCCTTTGATAAAGCAAAGAGTGAAGACAAGCCCATTTTTCTTTCAGGTAACATATTGGTATACTTGAAAACATGTTGGatacatgttattattattgttgtttaatgcATAAGCCTAAATATTACAGTCTTTACCGCTTCTTATTGCTTGGTGGGTTATTCCACCTGTCACTGGTGTCACGTGATGGAGAGGGAATCGTTTGAAGATGAGGAGATTGGAAAAATCCTCAGCAAGAACTTTGTCTGTATAAAGGTGGACAGAGAGGAGAGGCCTGATGTGGACAAAGTTTACATGACATTTGTGCAGGTTTGTACCAGTAGAATTCATTGCTGTCAACGCCATAACTTACAAAGTGTCATGGATGATTGAAATATGATGACTGTCTTCTGATCAGGCAACCAGTGGTGGTGGTGGTTGGCCAATGAGTGTGTGGCTCACACCAGACCTCAGGCCATTCATAGGTGGCACTTACTTTCCACCCAGAGACAGTGGAAGAAGACCTGGAATGAAAACGGTGCTTTTACGAATTATAGAACAAGTAAGAGCTGAGATTTCTTTCTCAAAgattcttttaatattttgaatatgttaCACTTCTTCATATGTGTTTTCTTACTTCATTTATgtcctttttttactttatggAAAACATTAGTACTTTTGTGTCTATAATATGATGTTtagtacggaagaggattagggccaagcaataataaaaaaataaaaccatctcgagattaaagtcattatattgcgagattaaactcgttaaattttgagaaaaaaaagtcgaaatacaatcttgagaataaactcattaaatttcgagaataaagtcgttgtgtttcgagaaaaaaactcgttaaatttcgagaaaaaaagtcgaaatacaatcttgagaataaactcattaaatttcgagaataaagtcgttgtgtttcgagaaaaaaactcgttaaatttcgagaaaaatagttgaaataatcgtgagaataaactcatttaatttagagaataaagtcgttgtgtttcgagaaaaaaagtcgaaatgaaatgtagagaataacgcattcgatcagtgttcattgcatagcctatagaggacatggcagagttggatcacttagtcaagctatattttagactttctttcagtaacaaagaaatactatcaacttaactaattatgacacaataataattagcacacaaactttaaagagaatttgcaagcggctaggtctttttagaagaaaaaaatcagtccaatttgcgcgatgtaggctactcgctttcgTCCaacatgcaaggttatcgctggcttcacccaaatgcactctggcacttggacagctatgataaattaaaaccgtacggcattgccattaatggcgtgtaatgtaatgagtttattctcaagattgtatttcgactttttttcttgaaatttaacgagttttttctcgaaacccaacgactttattctcgatatttaatgagtttattctcaagattgtatttattcgactttttttctcgaaatttaacgagtttaatctcgaaacacaatgactttattctcgatatttaatgagtttattctcaagattgtatttcgacttttttctcgaaatttaatgagtttaatttcgcaatataatgactttaatctcgagatggttttatttttttaatattgcttggccctaataatattacagtgtttCCTGTTTTTacctttaatcaaataaatgcagcgttgttgagcataagagactttacttcaaaaactttaaaaaatctttctttaaaaaaacttttgaacagtattgtatatttagtatttttttacagtataaatgggccttatacatgcaaatatataGCTGTCTTTATATTGACAATGGCATCCTAAGTTTGGAAACCTCGTACTGTGGTGCTCTGATGTCTGAGTACCTTCATACTGTGTGTTTTAGTGGCAGAGCAACAGAGAAACCCTGGAGTCTAGTGGAGAGAGAGTACTGGAAGCCCTCAGGAAGGGGACAGAAATCTCTGCCAGCCCTGGAGAAACTCTTCCATCCGGCCCAGATGTTGCCAACAGATGTTACCAGCAGCTGGCTCACTCTTATGAGGAAGAATATGGAGGTTTTCGAGAGGCACCAAAGTTTCCTTCCCCTGGTAAACAAAACACTGGGATGAACTGAAAGGATTTATCACTAAAGcttatacagtatttacagtctgtcattaatttattattagaacAGAGTCACAAAGAGTGTAAACACAAAATTCTGTTGAACACCTGTCTTAATTACCTGTCAAATATGCATCTGCATTAATAATGTGTATTgaccttgtgtttttttgtttgtttgttttttctccagtGAATCTGATGTTCCTGATGTCATTTTGGGCAGTAAATCGTGCCAGCTCTGAGGGAGCAGAAGCACTGCGAATGGTCCTTCACACTCTCCGAATGATGGCACTAGGGGGCATTCATGACCATGTGGCACAGGTTACACGAAAATACTGTGTATTCAGAACCTGTCTCAACTATAACAGATGTTAAATATCAATTCTTCCCTTTTAATTACATAACCAAAcacaaaaatcttcttttttttcagggctTTCACAGATACTCCACAGACTCCTCCTGGCATGTTCCTCACTTTGAAAAGATGTTATACGATCAAGGCCAGCTTGCAGTGGCCTATATCACTGCTTACCAGGTGGGAATATATTTGTGGGGGTACtcattatatgcattttatatattttaatatgtgataTATTTTCTGTGTCTCTTATCTGTCCAGATAATTGCTTATATCTAGAAAGCAATAATGAAATACTGTGCTGTACTTCTGGAGTTTGTAGACAGAATAAGGACTTTATTGGTGTTTTATATTgcttattttgtgtttctgtatcaaaagttaaagaaatggtttacccaaaaatgaaaatttcctcaccctcaggccatccaagatatagatgagtttgttttgtgttaacttcaaaccattgcttctggctaaaatatgagtcttttatccataatattgctttctccagtgaaaaaaaaaatctcatctgaatcaggagagaaatatgcactgatcatgcacagtttacaagcaaaaacaagtccagaaaacagttctaaataaatatgtgggtgcattttgatgtgagaggacaacagtggaTGGACTTTTTTGTACTTgtgttatcagctgtttgaactctcatttatatggcacccatttactgcaaaggatccattggagATGTaatgtgacccccccccccaaaatatgttcttataaagaaacaaaatcatttatatcttgggtggcctgagagTAAATTTGTAGCaaattttcagttgttttaagatgattttaagaTTTATATAATTAATCAATTGACATTTTCTAGTTATGTATCTGGCATTGGCTTTGCTGGGTGTGGTATTGTTATGGCTGTTGATCTCTGCAGGTGTCGGGGGAATGCCTACTTGCAGATGTGGCTCGTGACGTGTTGCTTTATGTCTCCAGAGACCTAAGTGACAAGGTGAGTTGTCTTCCCCTTCATTAGAATCCCGCATTTGGCATCAGTCATGCTGTATCAGGACCAACCCACAAAAGCACGGAAAAATCGCCCAGGTCAGAGCCCTTTTTGAGGTCAACCCTCCTCCACTATACTGCACAGGGTGCCAGCCATCTTGTGATAATGAATGAattgatgacacacacaatcaaattttgaaaattttatttttgatgatttatgGAGTAATTAGGTACCAACAATGCTTACCTTGAACCTTAGTTATCTATTCATTTTGGTTGTGAGAGTTACATTAGAGGTCAGTGTTTTCCCTGACGCAAAATATACCTGTTTGGGAAAAGAATACATAAAATAGCTGAAAACGTTGCATGCTCTCTGTACTATAAATCATCCCCTTGTTATTATTCTGTAATTGAGAACCTGAGGTTCACTGTATGCTGATATTATGTAATGTAACATGTTTTACGAGATAACTTGTGGCCAAGAAGTAATGATCCCCTCAAGAAACACAATGTACTTTCGAAAACAGCCTACAAgcgacaaaaaataaataaaacacatttgattATGAGCATTGTGCTGCCCTCTGCAGTCTGGTGGCTTCTATAGCGCTGAGGATGCAGATTCCTTTCCTACGGTGGAATCCACTGAGAAGAGAGAGGGAGCGTTTTGTGTGTGGACAGCAGGAGAGATCAGAGAGCTGCTT contains:
- the LOC109058218 gene encoding spermatogenesis-associated protein 20 encodes the protein MSGHSTDSSLRESAQRRGRCGFMMLRLGFAWSTSSATTKHIAQARLSTGSLLRKNSPRTLYNNWCSGLPKALQFGQKSVLASTRLFWDSSRSSGVIFFSMASGSNGPDRSKTPKHTNRLSKEKSSYLLQHAHNPVDWYPWGQEAFDKAKSEDKPIFLSVGYSTCHWCHVMERESFEDEEIGKILSKNFVCIKVDREERPDVDKVYMTFVQATSGGGGWPMSVWLTPDLRPFIGGTYFPPRDSGRRPGMKTVLLRIIEQWQSNRETLESSGERVLEALRKGTEISASPGETLPSGPDVANRCYQQLAHSYEEEYGGFREAPKFPSPVNLMFLMSFWAVNRASSEGAEALRMVLHTLRMMALGGIHDHVAQGFHRYSTDSSWHVPHFEKMLYDQGQLAVAYITAYQVSGECLLADVARDVLLYVSRDLSDKSGGFYSAEDADSFPTVESTEKREGAFCVWTAGEIRELLPDIVKGATGAITQANIFMHHYGVKEQGNVDPAQDPHGELQGQNVLIVRYSVELTAAHFGISVDRLSELLSDARAKLAEVRRARPPPHLDTKMLASWNGLMLSGFARVGAMLGDKALLERAERAACFLREHLWDEEGQRILHSCYRGDNMEVEQAASPIAGFLDDYAFVVCGLLDLFEATQRVHWLQWAEELQLRQDQLFWDSQGSGYFCSDPSDPTLLLALKQDQDGAEPSANSVSAMNLLRLSHLTGRQDWIQRSQQLLTAFSDKLIKVPVALPDMVRSVMAQHYTLKQIVICGQPDAEDTASLISCVNSLFLPHKVLMLADGNTEGFLYQRLPVLSTLVAQEGKATAYVCENFACALPVTCPQELRRLLLE